Proteins from a single region of Ensifer adhaerens:
- the cobM gene encoding precorrin-4 C(11)-methyltransferase, with translation MTVHFIGAGPGAADLITVRGRDLIGRCPVCLYAGSIVSPELLQYCPPGARIVDTAPMSLDEIEAEYVKAANEGLDVARLHSGDLSVWSAVAEQIRRLEKHGIAYTMTPGVPSFAAAASALGRELTIPAVAQSLVLTRVSGRASPMPNSETLAAFGATGATLAIHLAIHALSQVVEELTPLYGANCPVAIVVKASWPDERVVRGTLGDIAAKVAEEPIERTALIFVGPGLEASDFRESSLYDPAYQRRFRGRGE, from the coding sequence ATGACCGTACATTTCATCGGCGCCGGCCCGGGGGCTGCGGACCTCATCACGGTGCGCGGCCGCGACCTGATCGGGCGTTGCCCGGTCTGCCTCTATGCCGGCTCGATCGTTTCGCCCGAACTGCTGCAATATTGTCCGCCGGGCGCCCGCATCGTCGATACCGCGCCGATGTCGCTCGACGAGATCGAGGCCGAATATGTGAAGGCGGCGAACGAGGGGCTGGACGTGGCGCGGCTTCATTCCGGCGATCTCTCGGTCTGGAGTGCCGTCGCCGAACAGATCCGCCGGCTCGAAAAGCACGGTATCGCCTATACGATGACGCCGGGTGTTCCGTCCTTTGCCGCCGCTGCCTCAGCGCTCGGACGCGAGCTGACCATTCCTGCCGTGGCACAAAGCCTGGTGCTGACCCGCGTTTCGGGCCGCGCCTCGCCGATGCCGAATAGCGAAACGCTCGCCGCCTTTGGCGCCACCGGCGCGACGCTGGCGATCCATCTTGCCATCCATGCGCTGTCGCAGGTGGTCGAGGAATTGACGCCGCTCTACGGTGCCAATTGCCCCGTTGCCATCGTCGTCAAGGCGTCTTGGCCGGACGAGCGGGTGGTGCGCGGCACGCTCGGTGACATCGCCGCCAAGGTGGCGGAAGAGCCGATCGAACGCACGGCGCTGATCTTCGTCGGTCCGGGGCTCGAAGCCTCCGATTTCCGTGAAAGCTCGCTCTATGACCCTGCCTATCAGCGGCGGTTCAGAGGGCGCGGCGAGTAG
- a CDS encoding K+/H+ antiporter subunit F, which yields MMELTIIWSILIAQIMLGLAMAFAFYRMVRGPRAQDRILGLDTLYINAMLMLLTFGIRTANSIYFESALIVALIGFVSSIAFGKFLMRGEIIE from the coding sequence ATGATGGAACTCACGATCATCTGGTCGATCCTGATTGCCCAGATCATGCTCGGCCTGGCGATGGCCTTCGCCTTCTACCGGATGGTAAGAGGCCCGCGTGCCCAGGACCGCATCCTCGGCCTCGACACGCTCTACATCAACGCCATGCTGATGCTGCTCACTTTCGGCATCCGCACCGCCAACTCGATCTACTTCGAATCGGCGCTGATCGTAGCGCTGATCGGCTTCGTTTCGTCGATCGCCTTCGGCAAGTTCCTGATGCGCGGGGAGATCATCGAATGA
- a CDS encoding monovalent cation/H+ antiporter subunit D, translating to MTNWMHHLLILPILLPLMVGAAMIPIDERNRMAKGVMGFVSTLALFVLSMVLMRFASMDGAPTGNGVYQLGNWPAPFGIVLVLDRLSALMLCLTSGLALAAQAYSIARWHTSGHHFHSLFQLLIAGLNGSFLTGDLFNLFVFFEMMLAASYGLLLHGSGPMRVKAGLQYVAINLAASSLFLIGVSLIYGATGTLNMADLSMKLAALSPDDRQMVEVGAGVLGVAFLVKAGMWPLSFWLPTAYSAATPPVAAVFAILTKVGIYVILRLSLLVFGASAGASAGFGQPILLAGGLLTIAFGAIGVLASQAMGRLAAYSVLVSSGTLLAAIGLGHPGMIAGALFYLVSSTLTIAAFFLLIELVERGRDAGADVLAVTMEAYGDADEDEEEEEVGAAIPGTMAILGLCFCLCALLLAGLPPLSGFVAKFAILGGLFGLSGTEAAPAISAADWTYVTLLIVSGLAAMIAMNRVGIRTFWASIENTVPRVVVIEITPVVVLLATCIFLSVQAGPTMRYMQQTADSLFDPAGYAERVLTAPRAGG from the coding sequence TTGCCGATCCTTCTGCCGCTAATGGTCGGCGCGGCGATGATCCCGATCGACGAGCGCAACCGCATGGCAAAGGGTGTAATGGGCTTCGTCTCGACGCTCGCGCTCTTCGTGCTCTCGATGGTGCTGATGCGCTTCGCCTCGATGGACGGGGCGCCCACCGGCAACGGCGTCTATCAGCTCGGCAATTGGCCCGCGCCCTTCGGCATCGTCCTGGTGCTCGACCGTCTTTCGGCGCTGATGCTGTGCCTGACGAGCGGATTGGCGCTTGCCGCACAGGCCTATTCGATCGCGCGCTGGCACACGTCAGGCCATCATTTCCATTCACTGTTCCAACTGCTGATCGCCGGCCTCAACGGTTCGTTCCTCACCGGCGACCTCTTCAACCTCTTCGTCTTCTTCGAAATGATGCTGGCGGCATCCTACGGCCTGCTCCTGCATGGATCAGGACCAATGCGCGTCAAGGCGGGCCTGCAATACGTGGCGATCAACCTCGCCGCCTCGTCGCTCTTCCTGATCGGCGTAAGCCTGATCTATGGCGCGACCGGAACGCTGAACATGGCCGATCTTTCGATGAAGCTGGCCGCGCTCTCGCCGGACGACCGCCAGATGGTCGAGGTCGGAGCGGGCGTGCTCGGGGTCGCCTTCCTGGTGAAGGCCGGCATGTGGCCTTTGAGCTTCTGGCTGCCTACCGCCTATTCGGCCGCGACACCGCCGGTCGCCGCCGTCTTCGCGATCCTGACCAAGGTCGGCATCTACGTCATCCTCAGGCTTTCGCTGCTGGTCTTCGGCGCGAGCGCCGGCGCGTCTGCAGGTTTCGGCCAGCCGATCCTTCTTGCCGGCGGCCTGTTGACGATCGCCTTCGGCGCGATCGGCGTGCTCGCATCGCAGGCCATGGGCCGGCTTGCCGCCTATTCGGTGCTGGTCTCCTCCGGCACCCTGCTCGCCGCAATCGGCCTCGGCCACCCCGGCATGATCGCCGGTGCGCTGTTCTATCTCGTCAGCTCGACCCTGACGATCGCCGCCTTCTTCCTGCTGATCGAGCTGGTCGAGCGTGGTCGTGACGCCGGCGCCGACGTTCTGGCGGTGACGATGGAAGCCTATGGCGATGCCGATGAGGACGAGGAGGAAGAGGAAGTCGGCGCCGCGATCCCCGGCACCATGGCGATCCTCGGCCTCTGCTTCTGCCTGTGTGCCCTGCTGCTCGCCGGCCTGCCGCCGCTCTCCGGTTTCGTTGCCAAATTCGCGATCCTCGGCGGCCTCTTCGGCCTGTCGGGGACGGAAGCCGCCCCGGCGATTTCCGCAGCCGACTGGACCTATGTCACGTTGCTGATCGTCTCCGGTCTGGCCGCGATGATCGCCATGAACCGCGTCGGCATCCGCACCTTCTGGGCGTCGATCGAAAATACCGTGCCACGGGTGGTGGTCATCGAGATCACACCCGTCGTCGTGCTGCTCGCCACCTGCATATTCCTCAGCGTGCAGGCCGGTCCGACGATGCGCTACATGCAGCAGACGGCGGATTCGCTGTTCGATCCTGCGGGCTACGCAGAACGCGTGCTCACGGCACCCCGGGCGGGAGGCTAG
- the cbiE gene encoding precorrin-6y C5,15-methyltransferase (decarboxylating) subunit CbiE, translated as MADVSNSEPAIVSPWLTVIGIGEDGVAGLGDEAKRLIAEAPVVYGGHRHLELAAPLIKGEAHNWQSPLERSVVEIVARRGTPVVVLASGDPFFFGVGVTLARRIASAEIRTLPAPSSISLAASRLGWALQDATLVSVHGRPLDLVRPHLHPGARVLTLTSDGAGPRDLAELLVSSGFGQSRLTVLEALGGAGERVTTQIASRFMLGLVHPLNVCAIEVTADEGARILPLAAGRDDALFEHDGQITKREVRALTLSALAPRKGELLWDIGGGSGSIGIEWMLADPTMQAISIEVSPERAARIGHNATMFGVPGLTVVEGEAPAALAGLPQPDAIFIGGGGSEAGVMDTAIEALRPGGRLVANAVTTDMEAVLLDHHARLGGSLIRVDIARAGPVGAMTGWRPAMPVTQWSWTKT; from the coding sequence ATGGCTGACGTGTCGAACAGCGAACCCGCCATCGTCTCCCCCTGGCTGACCGTTATCGGTATCGGTGAGGATGGTGTAGCGGGTCTCGGCGACGAGGCCAAGCGACTGATTGCCGAGGCGCCTGTCGTCTATGGCGGCCATCGCCATCTGGAACTGGCTGCGCCGCTCATCAAGGGTGAGGCCCACAATTGGCAGAGCCCGCTGGAACGCTCTGTCGTCGAGATTGTCGCGCGTCGCGGCACGCCCGTGGTGGTGCTTGCTTCGGGCGACCCGTTCTTCTTCGGCGTCGGCGTGACGCTGGCACGCCGGATCGCCTCTGCCGAAATCCGCACGCTTCCCGCGCCGTCGTCGATCAGCCTTGCCGCCTCGCGCCTCGGCTGGGCGCTGCAGGATGCGACGCTCGTTTCCGTGCATGGGCGTCCGCTCGATCTGGTGCGACCGCATTTGCATCCGGGCGCGCGTGTTCTGACGCTGACGTCCGACGGAGCAGGCCCACGGGATCTTGCCGAGCTTCTGGTCTCTAGCGGCTTCGGTCAGTCGCGGCTGACGGTGCTGGAAGCGCTTGGCGGTGCCGGCGAGCGGGTGACGACGCAGATCGCGTCGCGCTTCATGCTTGGCCTCGTGCATCCGCTCAATGTCTGCGCCATCGAGGTGACGGCCGATGAGGGTGCCCGCATCCTGCCACTTGCGGCCGGCCGCGACGACGCGCTGTTCGAGCATGACGGGCAGATCACCAAGCGGGAAGTGCGGGCGCTGACGCTGTCAGCACTTGCGCCGCGCAAGGGCGAATTGCTCTGGGATATCGGCGGTGGTTCCGGCTCGATCGGCATCGAATGGATGCTGGCCGACCCGACCATGCAGGCGATCTCCATCGAGGTGTCGCCGGAGCGTGCGGCTCGCATCGGCCACAACGCGACGATGTTCGGCGTGCCGGGACTGACGGTGGTCGAAGGCGAGGCGCCGGCGGCGCTTGCCGGCCTGCCGCAACCGGACGCGATCTTCATCGGTGGTGGCGGCAGCGAAGCGGGCGTGATGGATACAGCGATCGAGGCGCTCAGGCCGGGTGGACGGCTGGTTGCCAATGCGGTGACGACAGACATGGAAGCGGTGTTGCTTGATCATCACGCGCGGCTTGGCGGCTCGCTGATCCGCGTCGATATCGCCAGAGCCGGCCCGGTCGGCGCGATGACGGGCTGGCGGCCGGCCATGCCGGTAACGCAGTGGTCGTGGACGAAGACCTAA
- the mnhG gene encoding monovalent cation/H(+) antiporter subunit G → MSHLTDLPLWAAVLVCGLTLLGAAVALVGSIGLLRFSNFYERLHSPTLATSGGVLMICTASIICFAVLQNRWVFHEILIIVFVVVTTPVTLMLLGQAALYRDRVAEKSGVPLKQRPPRDEPAE, encoded by the coding sequence ATGAGCCACCTCACCGATCTTCCTCTTTGGGCGGCGGTCCTCGTCTGCGGACTGACGCTTCTCGGCGCCGCAGTCGCCTTGGTCGGCTCGATCGGCCTGTTGCGCTTCTCGAACTTCTACGAACGTCTCCATTCGCCGACACTGGCAACGAGCGGCGGCGTTCTGATGATCTGCACCGCCTCGATCATCTGCTTTGCCGTGTTGCAGAACCGCTGGGTCTTCCACGAGATCCTGATCATCGTCTTCGTCGTCGTCACCACACCGGTGACGCTGATGCTGCTCGGACAGGCGGCACTCTATCGCGATCGCGTGGCAGAAAAGAGTGGCGTTCCGCTCAAGCAGCGGCCGCCACGGGATGAGCCCGCGGAATAG
- a CDS encoding Na+/H+ antiporter subunit E, whose amino-acid sequence MRTWFPYPLLSIALLLIWVLLNQSIAPGTLVMGTILATGLGWVTLKLSPVRSHPRRVLLMLRLGFSVALDVIRSNIAVAAVILRGRRRPPNSGFLTVDLDLDDENALALLACVMTATPGTAWLEYDRLRKSLLFHVLDMENERVWIDTVKRYEAALKEIFG is encoded by the coding sequence ATGCGCACCTGGTTCCCCTATCCGCTGCTCTCGATTGCCTTGCTGCTCATCTGGGTGTTGCTCAACCAATCGATCGCGCCCGGCACGCTCGTCATGGGCACGATCCTGGCGACCGGTCTCGGCTGGGTGACGCTGAAGCTCAGCCCGGTCCGCTCCCATCCGCGCCGGGTCCTGTTGATGTTGCGCCTCGGCTTTTCCGTTGCGCTCGACGTGATCCGCTCCAATATCGCGGTTGCCGCGGTCATCCTGCGTGGTCGACGCCGGCCGCCGAACTCAGGCTTCCTCACTGTCGATCTCGATCTTGACGATGAAAACGCCCTGGCGCTGCTTGCCTGTGTCATGACCGCGACGCCGGGAACGGCCTGGCTCGAATACGATCGCCTGCGCAAATCCCTGCTCTTCCACGTGCTCGACATGGAGAACGAGCGCGTCTGGATCGATACGGTCAAGCGTTACGAGGCCGCCTTGAAGGAGATATTCGGATGA